Proteins encoded within one genomic window of Synechococcus sp. PCC 7335:
- a CDS encoding ABC transporter ATP-binding protein (Members of the family are the ATP-binding subunit of ABC transporters for substrates such as betaine, L-proline or other amino acids, choline, carnitine, etc. The substrate specificity is best determined from the substrate-binding subunit, rather than this subunit, as it interacts with the permease subunit and not with substrate directly.), translating into MIPMIQFDDVVKVYPGSDQPAVNHLTISVPEGETCAMIGPSGCGKTTAMKMVNRLIEPSGGTIFVGGKNVLKQDTIELRRSIGYVIQQVGLFPHFTIKDNVALVPDMLGWSKERTARRVDELLDIVGLDPSQFRDRYPRQLSGGQRQRVGVARALAADPPVMLMDEPFGAIDPITRDRLQNEFLRLQKQLRKTIMFVTHDIDEALKMGTLICILQVGGVLQQLDTPKNILSKPANPFVADFVGSDRGLKKLTLVRVSEVMQTTPTVGNYNDTGAEVISQMRRHDMESLFIVDDLQKLVGYVTLEDAQMNPSRLASQMISDIVATTEEEATMRDAFSAMLSYGIRFLPVIDNQKHLVGLVSADDAQRLIRQKPEMAVAR; encoded by the coding sequence ATGATACCGATGATTCAGTTTGATGACGTAGTGAAAGTGTATCCAGGGTCTGATCAGCCTGCGGTGAACCATTTGACTATCTCTGTGCCCGAAGGAGAAACCTGTGCCATGATTGGTCCTTCGGGCTGTGGGAAAACAACCGCCATGAAGATGGTAAATCGCCTGATAGAGCCCAGTGGTGGCACTATTTTTGTAGGCGGGAAAAACGTGCTTAAGCAAGATACAATCGAGCTTCGACGTAGTATTGGCTATGTTATTCAGCAGGTAGGATTGTTCCCGCACTTTACCATTAAAGACAATGTTGCTCTCGTGCCCGATATGTTGGGCTGGAGCAAAGAGCGTACGGCTCGCCGCGTTGATGAACTGTTGGACATTGTTGGGCTAGATCCGTCTCAGTTTCGTGATCGCTATCCTAGACAGCTCTCCGGCGGACAGCGGCAGCGGGTAGGTGTTGCTAGAGCGCTGGCTGCGGACCCGCCAGTGATGCTGATGGACGAACCGTTTGGTGCAATTGACCCGATTACGCGCGATCGCTTGCAAAATGAGTTCCTCCGTCTGCAAAAGCAGCTTAGAAAAACCATTATGTTTGTCACTCACGATATTGACGAAGCGCTGAAGATGGGGACGCTTATTTGCATTTTGCAGGTTGGTGGTGTGCTCCAGCAGCTAGATACGCCTAAGAATATTCTCTCTAAACCAGCTAATCCCTTTGTTGCAGACTTTGTTGGATCGGATAGAGGTTTGAAAAAGCTAACGCTGGTACGGGTGAGTGAGGTCATGCAGACAACGCCTACGGTCGGCAACTACAATGACACGGGCGCTGAGGTCATCAGTCAAATGCGGCGGCATGATATGGAAAGCTTGTTTATTGTTGACGATCTACAAAAGCTAGTTGGCTACGTTACTTTGGAAGATGCTCAGATGAACCCCAGTCGGCTAGCATCACAGATGATTAGCGATATTGTTGCAACTACAGAAGAAGAAGCGACAATGCGCGATGCCTTTTCAGCGATGCTGAGCTATGGCATTCGTTTTTTACCGGTGATCGACAATCAAAAACACCTAGTTGGCCTGGTGTCTGCAGACGATGCTCAGCGGCTAATCCGGCAAAAACCAGAAATGGCAGTGGCTAGATGA
- a CDS encoding ABC transporter permease — translation MENLAEFFISIKDGLLYYIPGVGRPDRVLEFLLGHLLITLVTMMFAVLISVPIGILITRVRSLYDPVIKLAGMLYTVPSLAMFGVLVPIFGIGFRPAIVALTLYSLLAIIRNTAVGINGVDPAVIESARGMGMRDHAILMQLELPLAMPVIFAGIRIATVSTISLATLASFFGADSLGSLIFEGISAGGTRNDKIVAGAIGAALLAIVFDWAISRIENALPGSAAR, via the coding sequence ATGGAGAATCTAGCTGAGTTTTTTATCAGCATTAAAGACGGATTGCTGTACTACATTCCAGGGGTGGGTCGCCCCGATCGAGTGCTTGAGTTTTTGCTTGGACATCTGCTGATTACGCTAGTGACGATGATGTTTGCTGTGCTCATTAGCGTGCCAATTGGCATTTTGATTACGCGGGTGCGATCGCTCTACGATCCAGTCATCAAGCTCGCTGGAATGCTCTATACCGTGCCTAGCTTAGCGATGTTCGGCGTGCTAGTTCCTATCTTTGGCATTGGCTTTAGGCCCGCCATTGTTGCGTTAACGCTTTACTCTTTACTCGCGATTATCCGTAACACAGCGGTCGGCATTAACGGTGTTGATCCGGCTGTTATTGAGTCGGCCAGGGGAATGGGGATGCGCGATCACGCAATTTTGATGCAGTTAGAGCTGCCGCTGGCAATGCCCGTCATTTTCGCCGGTATTCGAATTGCCACCGTTTCCACTATCAGTTTAGCGACACTGGCATCATTTTTTGGGGCCGACAGCTTAGGTAGCCTAATTTTTGAAGGTATCTCCGCTGGGGGAACACGCAACGACAAGATCGTAGCAGGGGCAATCGGGGCCGCGTTGCTGGCCATTGTGTTTGACTGGGCGATTAGTCGAATAGAGAACGCTTTACCGGGGTCGGCCGCTCGATAG
- a CDS encoding ABC transporter permease, with protein MFGEIFDYIINESQVFTNALSEHLIITFVALAISIVLGLGLGILGSRVAWLRNSLLTLSKIGRTIPSLAILALALPLLGIGKPPVLLALSFIGTLPVLVNTTIGIEQVDADTKEAARGMGMRDRAILMQLELPIAIPIIMAGVRTAAVVVVASATLAAFIGGGGLGDLILRGHSLNRDHVMLAGALPATLLAFYFEEAFGRLESWATPKGLKEHTKAAVGLMAVLLAAAVMPLIFGVLLPWDITVDSAGTPTVLTGLHSEYRAVGLPVLVMSLLAAMLPRLKGYAFAISAITAGLAIASLIWLTVGIVISVGQLQVGIGLLLFAVFVIALITGYEFILNYRARQADPSRIVATAPSA; from the coding sequence GTGTTCGGAGAGATATTTGATTACATCATCAATGAGTCGCAGGTGTTTACCAATGCGCTGAGCGAACATCTCATCATCACGTTTGTTGCATTGGCTATTTCTATTGTGCTTGGCCTTGGCCTTGGGATTTTAGGTTCGCGAGTCGCCTGGCTAAGAAACTCGCTGCTAACGCTCAGTAAAATTGGCCGAACAATTCCTAGCTTGGCAATTTTGGCATTAGCTTTGCCGCTGCTGGGCATTGGTAAGCCGCCTGTTCTACTGGCGTTGAGCTTCATTGGTACTTTGCCTGTGCTGGTCAACACGACGATTGGAATTGAGCAGGTAGACGCTGATACGAAAGAGGCGGCAAGAGGGATGGGAATGCGTGATCGCGCAATTTTGATGCAGCTAGAGCTACCGATTGCCATTCCCATTATCATGGCAGGAGTTCGTACAGCGGCAGTGGTGGTAGTCGCTAGTGCAACGCTAGCAGCCTTTATTGGCGGCGGTGGCCTTGGTGATTTGATCTTGCGCGGACATTCTCTCAATCGAGACCATGTGATGCTAGCAGGCGCACTACCTGCTACCCTCCTGGCATTTTATTTTGAAGAAGCGTTTGGCCGGTTAGAGAGCTGGGCAACCCCCAAAGGGCTAAAAGAACACACAAAAGCGGCAGTTGGCTTAATGGCTGTGCTCCTCGCCGCAGCAGTTATGCCGTTGATTTTCGGTGTTTTGCTTCCCTGGGATATTACAGTTGATAGCGCGGGTACGCCAACGGTGCTAACTGGGCTGCATAGTGAGTATCGAGCAGTGGGGTTACCGGTTTTGGTAATGAGCCTGCTGGCGGCTATGCTGCCTCGATTGAAGGGGTATGCCTTTGCCATTTCTGCGATTACTGCTGGGCTGGCGATCGCCTCGCTGATATGGCTTACAGTAGGTATAGTAATTAGCGTGGGTCAATTGCAGGTTGGAATTGGGTTGCTGCTGTTTGCGGTATTTGTGATCGCGCTGATCACAGGCTATGAGTTCATCTTGAATTACCGCGCTCGTCAGGCTGATCCTAGTCGTATTGTGGCTACCGCTCCCTCTGCGTAG
- a CDS encoding glycine betaine ABC transporter substrate-binding protein — MLKRRPFTHSLIGASIAASMTIITACTGGGGGPEIRVGSKDFTEQYVLGNLYEILLDESGFDADYKPAGGSSENHQAIVNGDIDIYPEYTGTALLTHLGMEFDSSMSADTVYSTVKDAYANDFELAVLEPTDFNNTYVLVMTKPKAEELDIKNVSDLSTKGGDLTFGTTQEFTERDDGLPGLRETYGGFNFEEIVALDPGLLYSGIEEGEIDVTTGFGTDGQIAAYDLLVLEDDKKFWPPYPAAPIVRQAVVDEHPEVAELLNQLSATIDADTMQELNWEVSGNGREADEVAREFLEENGLIGS; from the coding sequence ATGTTGAAGAGACGACCCTTTACCCACAGCTTAATTGGCGCTTCTATAGCGGCTTCTATGACGATCATTACGGCCTGTACCGGTGGGGGAGGTGGGCCAGAAATTAGAGTTGGCTCAAAGGATTTTACTGAGCAATACGTCCTTGGCAACCTCTACGAGATTTTGTTAGATGAGTCGGGTTTTGATGCAGACTATAAGCCCGCAGGCGGCTCTAGCGAAAACCATCAGGCTATCGTTAACGGCGATATTGACATTTACCCTGAATACACTGGCACTGCGCTATTAACTCACTTGGGCATGGAGTTTGACTCTAGCATGAGCGCGGATACGGTTTATAGCACGGTAAAAGATGCCTATGCTAACGACTTTGAGCTAGCGGTACTAGAGCCTACAGACTTTAACAACACCTACGTTTTGGTAATGACTAAGCCAAAAGCAGAAGAGTTAGACATCAAAAATGTCAGCGATTTATCTACTAAAGGTGGCGATCTAACCTTTGGTACCACTCAAGAGTTTACCGAACGAGATGATGGTCTTCCTGGATTAAGAGAAACCTATGGTGGATTCAACTTTGAAGAGATTGTTGCGCTTGATCCAGGCCTACTGTATTCAGGCATCGAGGAAGGTGAGATCGATGTGACTACTGGCTTTGGTACAGACGGACAAATCGCGGCTTACGATTTGCTGGTCTTAGAAGATGACAAGAAATTCTGGCCGCCCTATCCCGCAGCGCCGATTGTCAGACAAGCAGTTGTCGACGAGCATCCAGAGGTAGCCGAGCTGTTGAATCAGCTTTCTGCAACGATTGACGCAGATACTATGCAAGAGCTGAATTGGGAAGTCTCGGGTAATGGGCGCGAGGCCGATGAAGTGGCTAGAGAGTTTTTGGAAGAGAATGGTTTGATTGGCAGCTAG